From one Paeniglutamicibacter psychrophenolicus genomic stretch:
- a CDS encoding pyridoxal phosphate-dependent aminotransferase, giving the protein MQRSLKVADRAKVPAFEVMNILDRVAQLRAESRDIISLCAGEPGDGAPTAVSKRAAQIHAAGTPMTYTPALGIRDLREAIAKHYKRWYNIEVSADNVAVTTGSSGAFLLMFLSAFNAGDKVALARPGYPAYANILRTLGIDVIELDAGQESRYQPTVDLLESAWQQHGKLDGLMLASPANPTGTMVSGDELATLTGWCKDRGVRLISDEIYHGIDYPEPGTEARRSVSAWEMDTDTVVISSFSKYWGMTGWRLGWALVPDDMLPTVDALAGNVALCPPAPAQYAALEAFTEASYTEAEARVAEFARTRAAVLESIGRLGWGECAPADGAFYLYADLGDKLGAHVNAAAYCAALLEAEGVAIVPGNDFDRVNGHSHVRLSFAAGYEAVTAAIERIVRFQGKA; this is encoded by the coding sequence GTGCAGCGCAGTTTGAAGGTCGCGGACCGGGCCAAGGTTCCGGCGTTTGAGGTCATGAACATCCTGGACCGGGTGGCCCAGTTGCGGGCCGAAAGCCGAGACATCATTTCCCTGTGCGCCGGCGAGCCCGGGGACGGGGCCCCAACGGCTGTCTCCAAGCGCGCAGCCCAGATCCACGCCGCCGGTACCCCGATGACCTACACCCCGGCCCTGGGCATCAGGGACCTGCGTGAAGCCATCGCCAAGCACTACAAGCGTTGGTACAACATTGAGGTTTCGGCGGACAACGTCGCGGTCACCACCGGCAGTTCCGGCGCCTTCCTGCTGATGTTCCTGTCCGCCTTCAACGCCGGGGACAAGGTCGCGTTGGCCCGTCCCGGCTACCCCGCCTACGCCAATATCCTGCGCACGCTGGGCATCGATGTCATCGAGCTCGATGCCGGGCAGGAATCCCGTTACCAGCCCACCGTGGACCTGCTTGAATCGGCCTGGCAGCAGCACGGGAAACTCGATGGCCTGATGCTGGCCTCTCCGGCGAACCCGACGGGCACCATGGTCTCCGGGGACGAGCTGGCTACCCTCACCGGTTGGTGCAAGGATCGCGGTGTCCGCTTGATCAGCGACGAGATCTACCACGGCATCGACTACCCGGAGCCAGGCACCGAGGCCCGCCGTTCGGTCAGTGCCTGGGAAATGGACACAGACACCGTCGTGATCTCGAGCTTCTCCAAGTACTGGGGGATGACCGGCTGGCGTCTGGGGTGGGCGCTGGTGCCCGACGACATGCTGCCCACCGTTGATGCGCTGGCCGGCAACGTGGCACTCTGCCCTCCGGCCCCGGCCCAATACGCCGCACTGGAGGCCTTCACCGAAGCTTCCTACACCGAGGCCGAAGCCCGGGTTGCCGAGTTCGCGCGGACCCGCGCTGCGGTCCTGGAATCGATCGGGCGCCTGGGATGGGGCGAATGTGCCCCGGCCGACGGTGCCTTCTACCTGTATGCGGATTTGGGCGACAAGCTTGGAGCCCACGTGAATGCTGCAGCGTATTGCGCAGCGTTGCTCGAAGCCGAGGGCGTTGCCATTGTTCCGGGCAACGACTTTGACCGCGTCAATGGTCACAGCCACGTGCGCCTGAGCTTCGCTGCCGGATACGAGGCGGTCACCGCGGCCATCGAGCGAATCGTGCGGTTCCAGGGCAAAGCCTGA
- a CDS encoding DUF2695 domain-containing protein, translating to MEQYTVAELEDALKVVKRLLPPRYECLACYVNRMLDHGCNGLKWCTTYRDLRAPRATAMERKFPELGGYCDCEVLANVFRINDELWPHAEDGSTDDTYVPQCHKVRLGTIKPCELWLMRSGVQWGGGAFRQAKKAS from the coding sequence ATGGAGCAATACACGGTCGCGGAACTTGAGGACGCACTCAAGGTCGTCAAGAGGCTGCTGCCGCCGCGCTACGAATGCCTGGCCTGCTACGTCAATCGCATGCTCGACCACGGCTGCAACGGGTTGAAGTGGTGCACGACGTACCGGGACCTGCGTGCACCCCGGGCCACGGCAATGGAACGGAAGTTCCCGGAGCTCGGCGGCTACTGCGACTGCGAGGTCCTGGCCAACGTGTTCCGCATCAACGACGAACTCTGGCCGCACGCGGAGGACGGAAGCACCGACGACACCTACGTTCCGCAGTGCCACAAGGTCCGGCTCGGGACCATCAAGCCGTGCGAACTCTGGCTCATGCGCAGCGGGGTCCAGTGGGGCGGGGGAGCCTTCCGGCAGGCAAAGAAGGCGTCGTGA
- a CDS encoding LysR family transcriptional regulator, whose translation MLNLTHLRTLVAVVQLKSFTAAGNRLGYTASAVSQQMQALERDAGLILFLRRAQSIQPTEAAHTMARYAEQILRDVESMLAAGASASRLAVKELRIGIFPSLATVALPLLVKSPSWQSMSYELRISVAEPSGVARELLAGGLLDVGVTYQVADSPLTLPQGVNRTFFAEDKFRVVVPIGWLNDRNERLGITELGLKPWILHHKGSSDASITDELFMRAGIHPRIAAHSDDFNTTLRLVAAGYGAALVPDLALVDAPEGLGLVNVPELALSRNIFIVSTENCPSEAMDAFIQSLRDAYEVVMDSISS comes from the coding sequence ATGCTAAACCTGACTCACCTACGGACATTGGTTGCAGTCGTGCAATTGAAAAGCTTCACGGCCGCAGGCAACCGGCTTGGTTACACGGCTTCTGCGGTATCGCAGCAAATGCAGGCCCTGGAGCGAGACGCCGGCCTAATACTTTTCCTTCGGCGCGCCCAGAGCATCCAGCCAACGGAAGCTGCACACACCATGGCCAGATACGCGGAACAGATCCTCCGCGACGTCGAATCTATGCTTGCCGCAGGCGCATCGGCAAGCCGTCTGGCCGTTAAGGAACTACGCATCGGCATTTTTCCTTCACTGGCCACGGTTGCGCTTCCGTTGCTGGTCAAGTCCCCGTCTTGGCAATCCATGAGTTACGAACTACGGATCTCGGTTGCCGAGCCCAGTGGCGTTGCCCGAGAGCTGTTGGCCGGCGGGCTCCTTGACGTTGGCGTCACCTATCAAGTAGCAGATTCGCCCCTGACCTTGCCGCAAGGAGTCAACCGCACGTTTTTTGCCGAGGACAAGTTTCGAGTCGTAGTTCCGATTGGGTGGCTTAACGACCGGAACGAACGGTTGGGAATCACTGAACTTGGTTTGAAACCGTGGATTCTCCACCACAAGGGTTCCAGCGACGCCTCGATTACGGACGAACTGTTCATGCGCGCAGGAATTCACCCCCGTATCGCAGCCCACAGCGACGATTTCAATACGACACTGCGTCTCGTTGCTGCTGGTTACGGTGCAGCGCTTGTCCCCGACCTGGCGTTGGTAGACGCCCCGGAGGGACTTGGCTTGGTGAATGTTCCCGAACTCGCCTTGTCACGAAACATCTTTATTGTCAGCACCGAAAATTGCCCTAGTGAGGCAATGGATGCATTCATCCAGAGCCTGCGGGATGCCTACGAAGTGGTCATGGATTCCATTAGTAGCTGA
- a CDS encoding amidohydrolase: MLQQRLFVNATVHTLWADKPVAATILTRGERIVAVGTTDELRSYLTGAEEVVDLEGNVVVPGLTDSHIHLANYAREISAVNLRGVKSLQEALQTIREYCKDLPKDAWVLGGRWDFNAWAVPKLPTRQELDSVTDGRPAALASVDGHTTWVNTQALRIAGISANDHDPVGGEIVRDDAGEPTGILRETARDRIKHLMDAGAGNLKQQMETAQKRLLAVGLTGAHDFDGEDCLDALSELHQDGILSMRVHKGISMAGLDAAIGEGRATGNGDLWLNTGPVKLFSDGALGSHTCHMSQAFAGDDSNFGMEVLPYDTMLHLVRKAAAAGIAVATHAIGDQANHLVLDAYEDLLNNPQSIPSDGGPLRSPLRHRIEHTQHLQPADVQRIIELGVVPSMQPTHCTTDIPLASTMLVGRDLASYAWNSLIKAGGRPAFGSDAPVELPNPMHGIHAAVTRQNAMSQPDGGWQPDERISVSQALHGFTTGAAYASAEEHLKGMIRPGMLADFTVLAQDPFQVAPVDLRDIPVHSTIVGGQVRFWSTN, from the coding sequence ATGCTTCAACAGCGGTTATTCGTCAACGCAACCGTTCACACGCTTTGGGCTGACAAGCCGGTTGCCGCCACTATTCTGACGCGCGGAGAAAGAATTGTTGCGGTTGGAACAACCGATGAGTTGCGGTCGTACTTGACAGGTGCCGAGGAAGTCGTGGATCTCGAAGGAAACGTCGTGGTGCCCGGGCTTACCGATTCGCATATCCATCTCGCCAACTATGCGCGAGAGATATCAGCCGTCAATCTCCGCGGTGTCAAAAGCCTGCAGGAGGCACTTCAAACGATTCGGGAGTATTGCAAGGACTTGCCAAAGGACGCCTGGGTGCTTGGGGGTCGATGGGACTTCAATGCATGGGCCGTTCCCAAGCTGCCCACTCGACAAGAGCTGGACTCGGTAACCGATGGTCGTCCTGCTGCCCTTGCCAGCGTCGATGGCCACACCACGTGGGTGAATACGCAAGCACTTCGAATCGCTGGAATATCGGCAAACGATCATGACCCCGTCGGGGGCGAAATCGTTCGGGATGACGCCGGCGAACCAACGGGAATTCTTCGTGAGACTGCCCGCGACCGGATCAAGCACTTGATGGATGCCGGAGCCGGAAACCTCAAGCAGCAAATGGAAACGGCACAGAAGCGTCTCCTGGCGGTCGGACTGACAGGTGCCCATGATTTTGACGGCGAAGATTGTCTGGATGCACTGAGCGAACTTCACCAAGACGGAATCCTGTCCATGCGGGTGCACAAGGGCATTTCCATGGCAGGGCTTGATGCCGCCATCGGAGAGGGCCGAGCCACCGGCAACGGAGATCTTTGGCTGAACACCGGACCCGTCAAACTCTTTTCGGACGGAGCTTTGGGATCACATACCTGTCACATGTCGCAGGCATTTGCCGGTGACGACTCAAATTTCGGCATGGAAGTGCTTCCTTACGACACGATGCTGCACTTGGTCCGAAAGGCTGCAGCTGCAGGAATCGCCGTTGCGACACACGCGATTGGCGACCAAGCCAATCACTTGGTCCTGGATGCCTACGAGGACCTCCTGAACAACCCGCAATCCATTCCAAGCGACGGTGGGCCACTGCGTTCTCCACTGCGTCATCGGATCGAGCACACCCAGCATCTGCAGCCCGCTGATGTTCAACGAATCATTGAACTAGGCGTTGTCCCATCAATGCAACCTACCCACTGCACGACGGACATCCCTTTGGCCTCGACAATGTTGGTCGGCCGTGACCTCGCCTCGTATGCATGGAATTCGTTGATCAAAGCCGGCGGACGCCCGGCGTTTGGTTCCGATGCGCCGGTAGAACTTCCAAACCCAATGCACGGAATCCACGCGGCAGTCACGCGTCAAAATGCAATGTCCCAACCCGACGGTGGATGGCAACCCGACGAGCGCATTTCGGTTTCACAGGCCTTGCATGGATTCACCACTGGAGCGGCTTACGCCTCGGCCGAGGAACACCTCAAGGGAATGATTCGCCCCGGGATGTTGGCCGACTTCACGGTGCTGGCGCAGGATCCGTTCCAGGTTGCGCCCGTCGACCTGCGCGACATTCCTGTCCATTCAACAATCGTTGGCGGCCAAGTCAGATTCTGGTCCACCAACTAA
- a CDS encoding ABC transporter substrate-binding protein produces MKRSTKNIALKSVLSSLAAAALLATTACGGQSLAGGDPTPSASGAAAAFTAVPAPDEDLAKSAIDEIKANPELTAILPEAIQKEGLKMTTSEGYPPMELYAKDGKTLVGVDPSVGRALANKLGVNLTIKDEDFNAQIPGITTGRYDMIMSSMTDNEERRKTVTFVDYVQAGNGWVVKEGNPAGLGNPESACGKTVAVVDNGSSLDLVTGFSKECEDAGKSKINILKFSGDQEAILQVRNGRADAGVNDYPVAAYRAQISEGALEAVAIDGPTSPWGIAMKPENEQLIEAMQKALQELIDDGTYKQVLEAWNVGQMAVDSAKINDGK; encoded by the coding sequence ATGAAGCGTTCAACGAAGAATATTGCCCTGAAGAGTGTCCTTTCTTCACTCGCAGCAGCGGCGCTGCTGGCGACCACGGCCTGCGGCGGGCAAAGTCTCGCCGGTGGAGACCCGACGCCTTCGGCGAGCGGAGCCGCTGCTGCCTTCACAGCTGTTCCTGCGCCCGACGAGGACCTTGCCAAATCCGCAATTGATGAGATCAAGGCAAATCCTGAACTGACCGCGATTCTGCCAGAAGCCATCCAGAAGGAAGGCCTTAAGATGACAACTTCGGAGGGATACCCGCCGATGGAGCTGTATGCGAAGGACGGCAAGACCCTCGTGGGAGTTGACCCCTCGGTGGGTCGGGCACTGGCCAACAAGCTCGGTGTCAATCTGACCATCAAAGATGAGGACTTCAACGCCCAGATCCCGGGTATCACCACCGGTCGCTACGACATGATCATGTCCTCGATGACCGACAACGAGGAACGCCGCAAGACGGTCACCTTTGTCGATTACGTGCAGGCAGGCAACGGATGGGTCGTGAAAGAAGGAAACCCGGCAGGCTTGGGAAATCCGGAAAGTGCCTGTGGCAAGACCGTTGCTGTGGTCGACAATGGGTCCTCACTCGATCTTGTCACCGGTTTCAGCAAGGAATGCGAAGACGCCGGAAAGTCCAAGATCAACATCTTGAAGTTCAGTGGGGATCAGGAAGCAATCCTCCAGGTGCGCAATGGCCGAGCAGACGCCGGGGTAAACGACTACCCCGTCGCTGCATATCGGGCCCAGATCTCTGAAGGCGCTCTTGAAGCCGTCGCAATTGACGGGCCAACGAGCCCATGGGGAATTGCAATGAAGCCGGAGAACGAGCAGCTCATCGAGGCCATGCAAAAAGCGCTTCAGGAACTCATTGACGACGGCACCTACAAGCAGGTCCTGGAGGCGTGGAACGTCGGGCAAATGGCCGTGGATTCCGCCAAGATCAACGACGGCAAGTAG
- a CDS encoding amino acid ABC transporter permease: MRLKHLGRWVLGALAVAVFVWFMNALIANPNINWGKVAEYLFFPKIIDGIWVTLMISVLATALGLILGVMLAVMRLAHNPVLNWFSTLYIWFFRGTPVLVQLIFWYNLAFLFPNLVLKIPFTNIGMMWDTNTVMTGFNAAMLGLGLNMAAYFAETVRAGIQAVDEGQSEAAYALGMTPGKRMRKIVLPQALRIIIPPTGNEFISMLKTTSLVYVVAGNDLMTNASQIYKQNNLIMELLIVASLWYMLMTAIATFFQAKLEAKFGRDAVRLVRPAGLAQRALDQKMAKLADPTDGAEASALEPASGDVATAGKELS, encoded by the coding sequence GTGAGGCTCAAGCATCTGGGCCGCTGGGTGCTCGGTGCGTTGGCCGTGGCGGTGTTTGTGTGGTTCATGAACGCACTGATCGCTAACCCGAACATCAACTGGGGCAAGGTCGCCGAGTATTTGTTCTTCCCGAAGATCATTGACGGGATCTGGGTGACGCTAATGATTTCGGTACTCGCCACAGCCCTCGGCCTGATTCTCGGAGTGATGCTGGCCGTCATGCGTCTGGCACATAACCCGGTGCTGAATTGGTTTTCCACGCTCTACATCTGGTTCTTCCGTGGAACACCAGTGCTTGTCCAGCTCATTTTTTGGTACAACTTGGCTTTCTTGTTTCCGAATCTGGTTCTGAAGATCCCTTTCACGAACATCGGAATGATGTGGGACACCAACACCGTGATGACCGGTTTCAACGCGGCGATGCTGGGCCTTGGTCTCAACATGGCCGCGTACTTCGCGGAAACAGTCCGTGCGGGAATCCAAGCCGTTGACGAGGGGCAGTCCGAGGCTGCATACGCCCTGGGCATGACGCCAGGGAAACGAATGCGCAAGATCGTGCTTCCCCAAGCGTTGCGGATCATCATTCCACCCACAGGCAATGAATTCATTTCCATGCTCAAGACGACGTCACTGGTATACGTTGTTGCCGGCAACGATCTCATGACCAATGCGAGCCAGATCTACAAGCAAAACAACCTGATCATGGAGCTGCTTATTGTGGCCTCACTTTGGTACATGCTGATGACCGCCATCGCAACGTTCTTCCAAGCCAAACTTGAAGCCAAGTTCGGTAGGGATGCTGTCCGGCTGGTTCGCCCGGCAGGACTGGCGCAACGTGCGTTGGACCAGAAAATGGCCAAGCTTGCGGACCCGACGGATGGGGCTGAGGCATCGGCCCTTGAACCTGCATCCGGCGATGTTGCAACTGCTGGAAAGGAACTCTCGTGA
- a CDS encoding amino acid ABC transporter ATP-binding protein has protein sequence MNEELHVDARGITKYYGDHQVLCGVDLTVRSGEVSCIVGPSGSGKSTFLRCLNSLEAYDDGSLRVNGQHVGYDLRDGKYHEWRSKDFASFRSRIGMVFQRFNLFGHLNAEENVACALVEVRGMNKSAAKSRAIKELTKMGLAEHAHKRPHQLSGGQQQRVAIARALAMDPEIMLFDEPTSALDPELVDEVLEAMKSLAREGMTMVVVTHEMGFAREVADTVHFFDAGVVVESGRPDEVLGNPQMDRTKAFLAKVLS, from the coding sequence GTGAACGAAGAACTCCATGTTGACGCACGGGGCATCACAAAGTATTACGGCGATCATCAAGTCCTGTGCGGGGTGGACCTTACAGTGCGATCCGGTGAAGTCAGCTGCATCGTAGGTCCCTCGGGATCTGGAAAATCGACATTCCTGCGTTGCCTGAATTCCTTGGAAGCGTATGACGACGGCTCGCTCCGAGTGAATGGACAACACGTTGGATACGACCTGCGCGATGGGAAGTACCACGAGTGGAGAAGCAAGGACTTTGCTTCTTTCCGGTCACGTATCGGCATGGTTTTCCAACGGTTCAACCTGTTCGGACACCTGAATGCCGAAGAAAATGTTGCCTGCGCCTTGGTTGAAGTTCGAGGCATGAACAAAAGCGCGGCCAAGAGTCGTGCCATCAAGGAACTAACAAAAATGGGGCTTGCCGAACATGCGCACAAACGGCCACATCAGTTGTCTGGAGGGCAGCAGCAGCGCGTGGCCATTGCACGTGCGCTGGCGATGGACCCGGAGATCATGCTCTTTGACGAACCGACGTCGGCGTTGGACCCAGAACTGGTTGACGAAGTATTGGAAGCAATGAAAAGTCTGGCCCGCGAAGGTATGACCATGGTCGTTGTGACACATGAAATGGGCTTTGCCAGGGAGGTAGCAGACACCGTACATTTCTTTGATGCGGGTGTCGTTGTTGAATCGGGTAGGCCAGACGAGGTTCTGGGCAATCCGCAGATGGATCGAACCAAAGCCTTCCTGGCCAAGGTTCTGTCCTAG
- a CDS encoding septum formation family protein yields the protein MIRSTKTAILFVAGALALSGCALIGASEAPRDESGAIDKKANADAFSIRVGDCINDPGEGDVDRVPVVPCSEPHELEVFHEFSIQTADFPETQEAMDELTFDQCDPAFRTFVGRSYEESSLDYTSMQPTKSSWADGDRLVHCLVTDPESPKITGSLAGANQ from the coding sequence ATGATTCGATCGACGAAGACGGCCATCTTGTTCGTTGCCGGCGCGCTCGCGCTCAGTGGCTGTGCACTGATTGGTGCCAGCGAAGCCCCGCGCGACGAGAGCGGGGCCATCGACAAGAAGGCCAATGCCGATGCCTTTTCCATCCGGGTCGGCGACTGCATCAACGATCCCGGCGAAGGCGACGTCGACCGCGTTCCGGTTGTTCCCTGTTCGGAACCGCACGAGCTTGAGGTCTTCCACGAATTCAGTATCCAAACAGCAGACTTCCCCGAGACGCAGGAAGCCATGGACGAGCTGACGTTTGACCAGTGCGACCCCGCATTCAGGACATTTGTGGGGCGCTCGTACGAGGAATCCAGCCTGGACTACACCTCGATGCAGCCCACCAAGAGCAGTTGGGCCGACGGCGACAGGCTCGTGCATTGCCTGGTCACCGATCCCGAGAGCCCCAAGATCACGGGCTCCTTGGCCGGCGCCAACCAATAG
- a CDS encoding DUF6186 family protein → MTRDIAITGYLLVPVLGLVLFLLPRRWPDLWVPLSEITGMLWENRAARLTLVLFCWWFGWHFLMDG, encoded by the coding sequence ATGACCCGAGACATCGCAATCACCGGGTACCTGCTCGTTCCGGTGCTGGGCCTGGTGCTCTTCCTACTGCCGCGGCGGTGGCCCGATTTGTGGGTTCCGCTCTCGGAAATCACGGGGATGCTGTGGGAGAACCGGGCCGCCCGGCTGACGCTGGTGCTGTTCTGCTGGTGGTTCGGCTGGCACTTCCTGATGGACGGATAG
- a CDS encoding acyl-CoA thioesterase, with translation MNEGDITFHTRKWVRPEDLNANGTLFGGSLLRWIDEEAAIYAIVQLGNGFAVTKYMSEINFVSSAQQGDLIEMGLTATHFGRTSLTMRAEVRNMITRQSILTIEKIVFVNMGPDGTPAPHGYSEITYDRDRIPGEHLKIKQPDEG, from the coding sequence ATGAACGAAGGCGACATTACATTCCACACCCGCAAATGGGTCCGTCCCGAAGACCTCAACGCCAACGGCACACTCTTCGGAGGCAGCCTGCTGCGCTGGATCGACGAGGAAGCGGCGATCTACGCGATCGTCCAGCTGGGCAACGGCTTTGCCGTCACCAAGTACATGTCGGAAATCAACTTCGTCTCCTCGGCCCAACAGGGCGACCTCATCGAGATGGGCCTGACCGCCACCCACTTCGGACGCACCTCGCTGACCATGCGCGCCGAGGTCCGCAACATGATCACCCGCCAGTCCATCCTGACCATCGAGAAGATCGTGTTCGTGAACATGGGCCCGGACGGAACACCCGCCCCGCACGGCTACTCGGAGATCACCTACGACCGCGACCGCATCCCGGGCGAGCACCTGAAGATCAAGCAGCCCGACGAGGGCTAA
- a CDS encoding MarR family winged helix-turn-helix transcriptional regulator — MATTEHAPLSLDKPLPGFIPGDLAWHLGMILRGHQTHFAQAVEEMPCSVRGYQMLSTVVHHDPANQQALGAHLGIDRTVLTYLIDDLVEAGLVERVPAPTDRRARKIVATQQGTELLSRLETRVAAAEQTLLAGLEATESAQLAGLVSKLSMAIHRAQPGANPCEAMDHLG, encoded by the coding sequence ATGGCCACCACTGAGCACGCACCCCTTTCGCTGGACAAGCCGCTGCCGGGATTCATCCCGGGCGATCTCGCTTGGCACCTCGGCATGATCCTGCGCGGCCACCAGACCCACTTCGCGCAGGCCGTCGAGGAAATGCCCTGCTCGGTGCGCGGCTACCAGATGCTCTCCACCGTCGTCCACCACGATCCGGCCAACCAGCAGGCCCTGGGCGCGCATCTGGGCATCGACCGCACGGTGCTGACCTACCTCATCGACGATCTGGTCGAGGCCGGGCTGGTCGAACGCGTGCCCGCCCCCACGGATCGCCGGGCCCGGAAGATCGTTGCCACCCAGCAGGGGACCGAGCTGCTGTCCCGGCTCGAGACGCGCGTCGCCGCCGCGGAGCAGACCCTGCTTGCCGGACTCGAAGCCACGGAGAGCGCCCAGCTTGCCGGTCTGGTCTCCAAGCTGTCCATGGCCATCCATCGCGCGCAGCCGGGCGCGAATCCCTGCGAGGCCATGGACCACCTCGGGTAG